The nucleotide window gccaaaagctggttctttgaaaggataaataaaattgacaaaccattagccagactcatcaagaaacaaagggagaaaaatcaaatcaataaaattagaaatgaaaatggagagatcacaacagacaacacagaaatacaaaggatcataagagactcctatcaacaattatatgccaaaaaaatggacaacgtggaagaaatggacaaattcttagaaaagtacaactttccaaaactggaccaggaagaaatagaaaatcttaacagacccatcacaagcacggaaattgaaactgtaataaagaattttccagcaaacaaaagcccaggtccagacggcttcacagctgaattctactaaaaatttagagacgagctaacacctatcctactcaaagtcttccagaaaattgcagaggaaggtaaacttccaaactcattctatgaggccaccatcaccctaataccaaaacctgacaaagatcccacaaaaaaagaaaactacaggccaatatcactgatgaacatagatgcaaaaattcttaacaaaattctagcaatcagaatccaacaagacactaaaaagatcatacaccatgaccaagtgggctttatcccaaggatgcaaggattcttcaatatctgcaaatcaatcaatgtaatacaccatattaacaaattgaaaaataaaaaccatatgattatctaaatagatgcagagaaagcctttgacaaaattcaacatccatttatgataaaaaactctccagaaagcaggaatagaaggaacttacctcaacataataaaagctatatacgacaaacccacagcaaacattatcctcaatggtgaaaaattgaaagcatttcctctaaagtcaggaacaagacaagggtgcccactttcaccattactattcaacatagttttggaagttttggccacagcaatcagagcagaaaaagaaataaaaggaatccaaatgggaaaagaagaagtaaaactctcactgtttacagatgacatgatcctctacatagaaaaccctaaagactccaccagaaaattactagaactaatcaacgattatagtaaagttgcaggatataaaatcaacacacagaaatcccttgcattcctatacactaataatgagaaaactgaaagagaaattaaggaaacaattccattcaccattgcaacggaaagaataaaatacttaggaatatatctacctaaagaaactaaagacctatatatagaaaactataaaacactggtgaaagaattcaaagaggacactaatagatggagaaatataccatgttcatggattggaagaatcaatatggtgaaaatgagtatactacccaaagcaatttatagattcaatgcaatccctatcaagctaccaacggtattcttcacagagctagaacaaataatttcacaatttgtatggaaatacaaaaaacctcgaatagccaaagctatcttgagaaagaagaatggaactggaggaatcaacttacctgacttcaggctctactacaaagccacagtcatcaagacagtatggtactggcacaaagacagaaatatagatcaagggaacaaaatagaaagcccagagataaatcctcacacatatggataccttgtctttgacaaaggaggcaagaatatacagtggattaaagacaatctctttaacaagtggtgctcggaaatctggccaaccacttgtaaaagaatgaaactagaccactttctaacaccatacacaaaaataaactcaaaatggattaaagatataaacgtaagaccagaaactataaaactcctagaggagaacataggcaaaacactctccgacatacatcacagcaggatcctctatgacccacctcccagaatattggaaataaaagcaaaaataaacaaatgggacctaattaaacttcaaagcttctgcacaacaaaggaaacgataagcaaggtgaaaagacagccttcagaataggagaaaataatagcaaatgaagcaactgacaaacaacttatctcaaaaatatataagcaactcctacagctcagctacagaaaaataaatgacccaatcaaaaaatgggccaaagaactaaatagacatttctccaaagaagacatacagatggctaacaaacacatgaaaagatgctcaacatcactcattatcagagaaatgcaaatcaaaaccactatgaggtaccatttcacaccagaatggctgcaatccaaaagtctacaagcaataaatgttggagagggtgtggagaacggggaactctcttacactcttggtgggaatgcaaactagtacagccactatggagaacagtgtggagattccttaaaaaactggaaatagaattgccttatgatccagcaattccactgctgggcatacacactgaggaaaccagaactgaaagagacacatgtaccccaatgttcatcacagcactgtttataatagccaggatatggaagcaacctagatatccatcatcagatgaatggataagaaagctgtggtacatatacacaatggagtattactcagccattaaaaagaatacatttgaaccagtactaatgaggtggatgaaactggagcgtattatacagagtgaagtaagcgagaaagaaaaacaccaatacagtatactaacacatatatatggaatttagaaagacagtaacaataaccctgtatacaagacagcaaaagagacactgatgtatagaacagtcttttggactctgtgggagagggagagggtgggaagatttgggagaatgacattgaaatacgtataatatcatatatgaaacgagttgccagtcaaggttcgatgcatgatagtggatgcttggggctggtgcactgggacgaccctgagggatggtatggggaggaaggagggaggagggttcaggatggggaacacatgtatacctgtggcgaattcatttctatatttggcaaaaccaatacaatattgtaaagtttaaaaataaaataaaattaaaaaaaaaaaaaaaaacacttaccaGAAAACTGAGCAAGCTCACTGAAAGATACTTACCCAAGTGAGTAACAGTTTATGTCACTTGAAAATCTGCACCTGAATGTTTGTAATGGCTTTTTACACAAACAACACAAATCAGAAAGAACACACACATGTCTTTGATGAATAGAAAAGCAAGCTATGATACATCCTTACAAATGGACACTACTCAGCAATAAGTGTGAACAGGCTTCTAATAATCAGCAGAATTTGGATGAATCTCAAatatattatactaagtgaaaggagTTATACTCGAAGTGTATGATACCATTCATATGACATgatgaaaaggcaagaaagaaaaatagtagcAATGGTAAACAGATCAGAGTTGGCAGGGGACTTGTGGAGGGCAGGATATAATTACCAAAGGACACCAGAGAATTTGGGAGGTTGATACAACTTCTATATCTTGATTTTGGTGGTGGCTGTAtactatatatgggcttccttggtgcctcagtggcaaagaatctgccagtgcaggagatatgggttgatccctgggtcaggaaaagcccttggaaaaggaaacggcaacccactccagtattcttgcttgggaagtcccctggacagagaaacctggcaagctgcagtctatggtgtcgcaaaagagtcagacacaacttagtgactgaacaacaaatatacatTTATGAAAACTTGCAGCACTATATACTACAAAAGGTGAATTTAACTGTATGAAAACTATACCttagtaaaactaaaaaaaatataggaaaagataATTGTAAATAGAAGGATATGAAGCTTTTAATATCCTGCTTCTACGACCTTCTTTAAGTACCAGTAGAAAAAGTCCCCTGCCATATTGTTTTTTGTCAAGAGTTTAGTGTTATAGTTTTGAAATACAATTGTATTTATTCTGTCAATTAAACTTGCCAgatcatttgttgagccaattaCTGTGTTCATCATTGTTCCCTGTAATATATACACATCCCTAGGCATCACCTTCCTTCTTGATGAAATTATTATATTCAAGCATCTTTGGTGGTAAAGCCTTATacttttgtttgtaattttttttcactccCTACTGATGCTTTTATCCATGCAGAGAACTCTCGGTGCGGGCAGTTATGTTCCCTCAGCACTTTTGAAGATATTTCTCTTTTGTCCTATGACTCCAGTGAAAAGTCCACTACCTTCTGTCTTTATCAGTGGGAAATCTGTCTTGTTTCTTTGagagaattttaaagattttcattAACACTGATATTCTCCATATTCAGTACTGTCTGGATAACTTTTTTTATTGCCTGCTCAATGTTTACAAAGTCCCACACTTTCTCTTCAAATGTCACTTGTGGCACACAATATAACACCAACACACATACGTATGTACAGGACAAGACAGATTGCCAAAGGTCATGGAGGGAAGACTGGGTAATTACAGACTCCACAGAGCACAGTCATGTTGAATTAAATAGTCCAGGCTAAGAAGATGATAAGTGAGGCCACGGGGGTGAAGGTGGGAAGCAACGTCCCACAGATGCCTCAAAACCCACCTTAAATCTGGGGCAGAGGACTGATTGACCACGAAAGGGTCTTTTCTTCCTGTTCATTTCAGTCGGTAATTTGGAAATGGGCCATCAGTGTCTTCCTTAGGTGACGTAGAAACCCAGGGCCTCCAAGCTCATTTAGTGAGAGAAAAGTACAAGGAAACAGGGCCAGGAAACAGGCCCAAAGGGACTCATTACCATCCTGTTTCCTGGACCAGCCTTTCCAGGGAAGGCCATTTCAGCTGAGAGGCTAGGCTAAGTCCCTCTAAACACAGGGGTAGAACAGAGGGAGTGGGATCATGGGATGAGGAAACTGGGCAGCCTCCCCCAGGACAGGCCCTGGCTCCGTGTTGGCCCTGGGGACAGTGAGATCAGTCATTGCACGGTCTCCTTTGAGCAGCCCTTCTAATATCTACTTCCTCCCGATTCCcactgctttcatttttcctcCCAGACCCCAGCAAGAGTAAATAAAAGTCTGAGCGTCAGTACCCATGAACTCTGTCTGACTAATGCACAATAGATAGATGAAACTTTTACTTGAGGAGCTGTGTGACAGAAgcagtttcttttacttttccaCAGGTGTAAAAACAGGACAGCTATACTCTTGTTCTGTAGAAGCTCTCCAAGTCAGAAGGATTCAGTTGGCTCTGTCAGCAAGTATTGCATTTCCAGAGCAGACCTGTAGAGGAACTGAAGGAATGGAAGGAGTCCTAATCGACCTTGGTCAGACCCCTCAGACTTTTAACATCGCTTAGCAAAATCAAACCTATTGGATATGGCTGAAAAAGTCCCATCTTCCTTCTTGTGTTCTACTGCATCTTCTTTGACCCTCAAACAATCCCCAGGTTGTCCATGTTGTCAGGCAGCTGGCATTTAACCACCTCAGGTAAGAGTATTGTCTCACTTTCAGGGAAGAGGGCAGTCTTGAGGAATTTTGACTTGAGAAATGGAGCCCAGTGCAGATCCCAAGAACTTCAGCTACTCTGTTCTCCAGGTTCTCTGGTGCTTGGGCTCTATACCTCATCACAAACTCCtctattctttgttttctaaatatgagGAGGAATCAGTGAGGCCTGATGGAAAATGCTATGCTACATCCCAGACCAGGGTATCTGCTTCCTGGTGGTAGCATTAAGATCTGTCTTTAGACCTCATAGGCTTTGCTGGCATCTGATAAAAATATTTGTAGCTATGTTATAATATATGCCTCTGAAGGACCATTTAAGATCAGATGATAGTTTTGTGACATGCTTTAGTACCTCTTTACTATTAAGATTCTGTGGACTTTGTAGAAGTCAATGGAAACTAGGGAAATGTCAAAATATATGACATAATAGAGGAAAGTGAGTTTTAGAAATATGCTTCACTTACAGACTTTTTAAGATATGTTCAAATCTGGATTTATCTGCCCAGTTTCCATGATGCGTGAGACTGATTTCTGTCAATCTCATGTCCCTGTTCTAGAAAGCTTCTCTCTGAGAATGAGTCCCACACACCCATGGTAGCTTTCAGAACAGGAGctctttttcctccccctgggggTCCTCAGTGCAGTCTGGATACCCTGGCTCTGTAGTTTGGGGACTCAAAATGGTGAAAGAGAGGGAAGCTAAGGTTAATGAGCTTGTTACAAATACAACACATGCTCTTTTTTCTCCTACAATTTTCCCTATTTCTCCCCCAAACAATCTGAGCTTCCTCATCAATTCCTtatgtttttcatatttctgaGTAATCCCAGGGTCACATTTATTATAATATGTCATAAAATAAACAGCTATGTTTGCCTTGATTTTAAAGGTTAAGTTCTGAAAGTGACATCACCTCAAGCACACTATTCCATAGTCTCAGACAATCTAAATTATCTCCCCTCTTTGGCACATGGAGACTGTAGGGCTGGTCCAGTGAACTAAGATGCATACTTTAGCTCTTCTAATAAGGCTGTTTACAGCTTTGGGGGCTGCAAATCAATGTGGACATACGgtgtatggaaaaaaataatgaggTACATTATTGATATCACACTGATGCTCTTGTTTTAGTATTTCATATTCAAAATAGGTACACAGAACAGTGACTGGGTACTTAAATCATCAGTCAAACATTATACCTAAAGCATAGGTATAAGAATTATTAAGAGCATGCATACCTGAATAATGATATATTGCAATGAGAAAGGTAATTTGAATTTCTGGGGAGATACATATTCAGGTTTGATATCCTGAATAATATTCTTATCTAGTGATCTTTGAATATTTAGCTGTTAACGTGATGCTTGTTCTCCATTCAGATGGTTCTTTTCAAGATACTtaaaagaaacagagatcaagaaataaaattagctACCAGTGGGAAAGGAATCACCATATTGGACTCATATTGGTCATTCTGTGGGGCCTCTGATGTTACAAAATGTTGCAACCATCTTAACAAAAATTCACCTAGAATCTACTTGGTTCTAGGCAACTAAATAAACAACACAGAATGGAGCACTGGAACTCCAGTCTGGGAAGTGGCTTCATATTGATGGGGATTCTGAATGACAGTTTGTCTCCTGAGCTGATCTGTGCTACAGTCACAGTCCTGTACATGCTGGCCCTCACCAGCAATTGCCTTCTGCTCCTGGCCATCACAATGGATGCCCGACTCCATGTGCCCATGTACCTCCTGCTCGGGCAGCTCTCTCTCATGGACCTCCTCTTCACGTCTGTTGTCACTCCCAAGGCCTTCATGGATTTTCTGCTCAGTGAAAACACCATCTCCTTTGTGGGCTGTGCCCTTCAGATGTTTCTGGCACTGACCCTGGGTGGTGCAGAGGACCTCCTACTGGCCTTCATGGCCTATGACAGGTATGTGGCCATTTGTCATCCTCTGAACTACATGGTCCTCATGAGGCCAAGGGTCTGCTGGCTCATGGTGGCCACATCCTGGATTTTGGCAACCCTTAGTGCCATTGTATATACTGTGTACACCATGCACTATCCCTTTTGCAAAGCCCGTGAGATCAGCCACCTGCTCTGTGAGATTCCACCTCTGTTGAAGTTGGCCTGTGCAGATACTTCCATATATGAACTCACGGTGTATGTGATGGGTGTGACCTTCTTGATTCCTCCTCTTGTTGCTATCCTTGCCTCCTACACACTAATCCTACTTACTGTGCTCCACATGCCCTCAAATGAAGGGAGGCAGAAAGCTCTGGTCACCTGCTCTTCCCACCTGACAGTGGTCGGGATGTTCTATGGAGCTGCCACATTCATGTATGTTCTGCCCAGTTCCCTCCACAGTCCCAAGCAAGACAACATCGTCTCTGTCTTCTACACGGTTGTCACCCCAGCCCTGAACCCCCttatctacagcctgaggaataAAGAGGTCATGGAGGCCTTAAGAAGAATCCTGGGTAGATATATGCTGTGGACACACTCCTGACAGAGTTGCCAAGTGGAGGTGGTAGGAACTAAGTATCATGTGGCTGTGATAATGGTAGCTTATAGAAGTCTTATCAAACTCCAATAACCTCTTACATCAGAGGAGAGCTGCTCTCATTTGACTGGATTCTTAGACAATTGTAGAGAGAAGTAGCCTCATAAGACATATTGGGCTTCTTGTTTATTAGGTAGATGGTTGTTAAAACAATTAGTTGGAAAGAGTAATCAATTTGTGACTACATTTGTACAAATACTTATGTTGAGAGAGTGGGAAAAGCTAATGGGCCATTTTTATAccacaaaatgaaaattaaagtagagaaatgaataaaacagaatgtGGAAGTTCCCAGGTTTCAAGTGAGCATTGGAAATATAATAGCAGTGAGAGTTATGTGTTGTgtatttttcttgagtttttttttttaactttacaatattgtgttggttttgccatatatcaaaatgaatccgccacaggtatacatgtgttccccatcctgaaccctcctctctcctccctccccataccatccctctgggtcgtccaagtgcaccagccccaagcatccagtatcgtgcatcgaacctggactggcgacttgtttcatatatgatattacacatgtttcaatgccattctcccaaatcatcccaccctctccctgtcccacagagtccaaaagactgttctataaaacagtgtctcttttgctgtcttgtatacaggattactgttaccatctttctaaattccatatatatatgcattagtatacagtattggtgtttttctttctggcttacttcac belongs to Bos indicus x Bos taurus breed Angus x Brahman F1 hybrid chromosome 15, Bos_hybrid_MaternalHap_v2.0, whole genome shotgun sequence and includes:
- the LOC113905017 gene encoding olfactory receptor 2AG1-like, with amino-acid sequence MEHWNSSLGSGFILMGILNDSLSPELICATVTVLYMLALTSNCLLLLAITMDARLHVPMYLLLGQLSLMDLLFTSVVTPKAFMDFLLSENTISFVGCALQMFLALTLGGAEDLLLAFMAYDRYVAICHPLNYMVLMRPRVCWLMVATSWILATLSAIVYTVYTMHYPFCKAREISHLLCEIPPLLKLACADTSIYELTVYVMGVTFLIPPLVAILASYTLILLTVLHMPSNEGRQKALVTCSSHLTVVGMFYGAATFMYVLPSSLHSPKQDNIVSVFYTVVTPALNPLIYSLRNKEVMEALRRILGRYMLWTHS